In one window of Candidatus Methylomirabilota bacterium DNA:
- a CDS encoding prepilin-type N-terminal cleavage/methylation domain-containing protein produces the protein MIRAAHGVARKAGGRPFREAGFSLTELVVVIAVVGVLSVMTVPFFVRYYQAAAARADVQQVITLFSQARALAVKQNDRVCVTMPTNTQMVLRLSTCAGTVWTGPGTDGAGNIKLPQGFTIGPLNNVTFDYLGTAVAATTYTMTNSTTYETNTISIALSGRVTSP, from the coding sequence TCCGAGAGGCCGGCTTCAGCCTCACCGAGCTGGTCGTAGTCATCGCCGTCGTCGGCGTGCTCTCCGTCATGACCGTCCCATTCTTCGTTCGCTACTATCAGGCGGCCGCGGCGCGCGCGGATGTCCAGCAGGTCATCACGCTCTTCAGCCAGGCCCGCGCGCTCGCGGTCAAACAGAACGATAGGGTCTGCGTCACCATGCCGACCAACACGCAGATGGTCTTGCGCCTGAGCACCTGCGCCGGCACTGTCTGGACCGGCCCGGGCACGGACGGCGCCGGCAACATCAAGCTGCCGCAGGGATTCACCATCGGGCCGCTCAACAACGTGACCTTCGACTACCTGGGCACGGCGGTGGCGGCGACAACCTACACCATGACCAACTCGACCACCTATGAGACAAACACGATTTCCATCGCGCTCAGTGGCCGGGTGACGAGTCCGTAA